Genomic segment of Acuticoccus sediminis:
TCCACGCCCTTCGAGGGTTCGATCCGGTCCGCTTCACGATCCACGTCAACGGCCCGTGGTGCATCACCTTCGAGTTCGAGGACGGCGATGCCTGCCGCGTCGATTTTGAGCAATACCATTGAGGAGGGGCCTGATGACCGAGTTCGCCGCCGTTCGTAATCCGGATCGCTGCCCGACCCATCCCGGTGCGCTGTTGCGAGAAGACCTGATGCCTGCGGTCGGCAGGAGCAAGGTGGAGATCGCGCAGCTCCTCGGCATCTCGCGGCAGCATCTCTATGACCTTATCGCCGAGCGCAAGCCGGTCACGGCCAACACGGCGGCCCGCCTCGGCAAGCTGTTCGGAGATGGCCCCGGACCCTGGCTGCGAATGCAGGCCACCTACGACGCCTGGCATGCGATGCGCGAAGTCGACACCTCACAGATCCCAACCCTGACCGTGGCATAGAGCGCCGGGCGAATGACCGGCCGTTACCCACCGCCGGCTGACCGAACATAGGCGTAGAGTGTCGGCTTCGAGATCCCCATCATCGTGCAGATCTTGGTGACCGTGAGCTTCTTCTCCCGGTAGAGCTGCACCGCCAGTGCCTGCTTGTCGCCATCGAGGGCCTTCGGGCGGCCTCCGAGGCGGCCGCGTGCGCGGGCAGCGGCGAGGCCCGCCTGGGTCCGCTCGCGGATGAGGTTGCGCTCGAACTCGGCGAGCGCGCCGAAGAGGTGGAAGGTGAGCTTTCCCGTCGAGGTCGCGGTATCGATCCGCTCGGCCAAGCTCTCCAGCGCGACCCCCTGCTCTTCGAGATAGAGCGCCCAGGTGATGAGGTCTTGCAGCGAGCGGCCGAGCCGGTCGAGCCGCCACACCACCAGCGTGTCGCCCGCGCGCAGCAGCTCCTTCGCCTTCTCGAGTCCCGGCCTCGCTGCCACCGTTCCGCTCGCCTTGTCGACGAGGATCTTTTCGCACCCTGCCTTCTGGAGGGCGTCGCGCTGCAGATCGAGGTTCTGCTCGATGGTGGACACCCGGGCGTAGCCGATCTTCATGGGTGACTCCTGAGAAAGAAAGACAACTCATCCAGACCGCAAAATTCTTAACGTTGATTTCCTGACCGGGTATTTTGCCGCTCGTGCGGGCCAAACGGCCTTCGCGACGCGGACCAGCTCGATTGGCAAGGAACCGTCCGTTTGTTTGCCGACGGCCAAAGAGGTGATGACCTTCCAAGTTCCACCGTGCGGGCGAGGCCGGAAGTGATTTTGCGACCGCCACAAACTTCCCTTCGACAGCACCGCATGCTGCTCTGTTAGCCGGTTAGACGTTCGGCGGAGGCATAGAGTGGAGTGGCTCGTTATCGGAGTGATCGTTGCGGTCGTTTGGTATGCGGTCACTCGCAGATCCAGAAACGGCGAGAAATCGCCCCGCAAGGGACCCATAGCCCCACGCTCTCCGCCGACTACGCGCGTCGAGCCCCGAGGGATCGACCGGCAAGAATTTGGCGGCGAAGAGGGGCGGAAGCACATAGCAAAGTCAGCCGACCGGATCGGGACAGCGCGACCCGTTACGCCTCCGACGATACCCCTATCCCGCGGCACGCAGCGAAGAACTGATCAGCAGGAACGCCCCGACGATATGCGGCGGCGATTACAAAGGCAGGAGCCGGCAGAGTGGATCGGCTTCGGCGAATTCGTTTCCATACACGGCTATTCTATACCGGGCATGGTCTATGTCGGAAGCATTCTGCGGGCCCAATATTATGGGGGAACCAAAAACTGTCTGATCGATCCAGGTCTTCCAATCTCAGCGGGGAGTTCGGACAAGGCGGGAAACTCCATGCCCTATTGGCCATCCTATTCGGAAATCGAGCCCGCGGCGCGCCGAACGTATCTCGAATGGCATGCGCAGCGGCGCCGCGATCCCGACATTGGGATTGGCTACGTATTCCTCTACTTCTACGGTCTGGAGCGCCGGCTGCTCGTCGACAAGGCGCTGGTGGAAGGGCCAGTGATCACGGCCGAAGTGGAACGCCTCCTCGGTATCTACGGAACGAACGGATCGTTCCATGGCTATGCGCACCGGTTCCTAGCGGCGGCCAACATCGCGATGGGTCGCACCGGAAGCGTCCCCGAACTGTCGCCGGACATGCGCGGCGGCTACGAGATGAGCTACCCTGTCCGCCTCCATCTCGGACGCCAGCTCGCGGAAAAGCGACCGCTCGCGGCGGAAGACGCGCTCCTGTGGATCCTTTCGCTGCCCGACACACGACTGCGGACGCCGGCGACGCGCTGTTTCGAGGAGTTTCGTGAACTTTGGCAGGTGCGCTTCGCGGAACGCCATCCGAAGGGCCTGAAGGTCAATCCTCCAAAGACGAAGCTGAAGTTCGAATATCGTGCGGCGAGCAACACGTTCAGTGTGGAGCTCCCGGTCGAAGGCGGCACCGTTCCAGATATTGCTGCAGTGTCTGCCCCGATCGAAGGACTACGGGACCTGGTGAACGCGTGCTCCGACGAGCTCGACGCCTACAGCAGATTTTTGGGGCGCAGGCCCGACGCAAAAGCGAGCGCTGAGGCCATCGCCCTTCTGCCCAAAGAAATTCTGGGTAGCGACGCGGCCGCCGCTGCAGCGAGGATCCGCTCTGAACTCGAAGAAATCTTCGGCGGGCAGTCGATCGTCAGCCTTCCGATCGAGCGATTGATCGAATTGCTGCAAATCCCTCTGTCGTCGTCAGGGAAGATCACAGCGGCGGCGGCCGGCCAGATCGGCCAGTGCCTCGACAAGCTCGACATGGGTTTCGAGCCAGACCGGCGGTACGGTCCGGTGACGCTGACGCCCAACGGGCAGACCGTGCTGTTTAAGGCACCACATGGCGGTCCGGTGGACGCCGAGAGGCCTCAATACAACGCTGCGAGAACCATGGTGGACGTCAGCGTGCTCGCTGCGGCAGCGGACGGCGATATCCACGAAGCGGAATTCCGGAGTGTCCGCGATGAAATTTGGAGCTTTGATGGTCTTGCCGAAGCCGAACGCATCCGGCTGTCGGCACACGCGATCCTTCTCTTGAAGGACGCGCCACGGCAGCAGGCCGTCATGAAGCGCCTCGCCGGGCTTCCGAAGGAGGAGGCGCGCCGTGTGACCGAAGCCGCGCTGTCCGCCGTCCTCGCAGACGGCCATGTCGATCCGTCTGAGATCCGTTTCCTCGAGAAGCTCCACAAAGCGCTCGGCCTACCGGAAGCGGACGTTTATGCCTCGCTGCATCGGGGGCAGGTCGTGGTGGACGAGCCTGTCAGTGTCATTCCCGAAGAGCGCTCCTCGGGGGAGGCCATCCCCCCTGCGCCTGTGCCGGAAATGGGTATCGCGCTCGACCACGCCCGCCTTGCGCGTCTCCGGAAGGAGACCTCGGAAGTCTCCTCCCTGCTGGCGGACATCTTCGTGGAGGACGAGGATCTCGTACCGACTGTGGCTCAGGCGCCGGCAGTGGAGGGGGGCAAACGGCTTTTCGCCGGCCTCGATGTGGAGCACGGAGAACTTCTCGCCAGCCTCATCGCCGTGGGGCGGCTCGAGAGGGAGCGGTTCGAAGAGATGACCCAGCGCTTGCGCCTGCTGCCCGACGGCGCGATCGAGACCATCAACGAGTGGGGCTTCGAGACGTTCGACGAGCCAGTCCTAGAGGAGGACGGTGACGTCGTTGTCGTCGAGCATCTGTTGCCGGAACTGAAGAAACTGGAGGCCGCGACGTGACGAAGAGCAAGATCAGGACGCGAGACCGCGACACCATCCTCCAGGCATTGGCGGCCGGTGTGGTGCCGCGAACCGGACTCCAGCATATCCAAGTGGGCCGGAACGCGGAAATCACCGCCCTCGTTCGCGACATCGATCGGATCGCTGGTGGCAGCTCCGCGCTTCGCTTCGTGATCGGAGAGTATGGCGCCGGCAAGACCTTCTTCCTTAACCTCGTGCGTCTCATCGCGCTCGAACGGAGATGCGTGACGATCCATGCCGATCTCGCGCCGGATCGCCGCCTTCATGCGACGGGCGGTCAGGCCCGTGCGCTCTATGCCGAAGCTGTCCGGAACATGGCGACTCGCACGAAGGCTGACGGCGGGGCTCTGGCGAGTGTCGTCGAGCGTTTCGTGACGGAGTGCGTTCGGGATGGCGAGGCGCGCGGGGTCCTGGTCGAAAACGTCATCGAGGAACGCCTCGCTCGCCTTCAGGACCATGTCGGAGGCTATGATTTCGCTGCCGTCCTCAAGGCCTACTGGAGGGGCAGCGAGGACGGGGACGAGGTGCTCAAAGCAGCCGCGTTGCGCTGGGTTCGCGGCGAGTACACCACGAAGACCGAGGCACGCCAGGCGTTGGGCGTGCGCACCATCATCGACGACGGCAACGTCTATGATGGCCTGAAGCTGCTGTCCGAATTCGTCCGCCTCGCCGGTTATGCTGGCCTCCTCGTCGTGTTTGACGAGATGGTCAACCTCTACAAACTCCAGAGCGCTCAGGCGCGAAACCAGAACTTCGAGCAGATTCTGCGTGTCCTGAACGACGTCCTTCAGGGGAACGTCTCCGGCATCGGCTTCCTGTTCGGCGGGACGCCCGAATTCCTGATGGACACCCGGCGTGGGCTCTACAGCTACCAGGCGCTACAATCTCGCCTGTCGGAAAATGCGTTTGCCGGAAACGGACTGATCGATATGTCCGGGCCGGTCCTGCGCCTGCAGAGCCTGACGCCAGAGGACCTGATGATCCTCCTCGCCAATCTCCGGAACGTGTTCGCCGAGGGCGACCCCGACCGCCACCTCGTCCCCGACGAGGCGTTGCCGGCGTTCATGGCGCACTGCAACCAGCGCATCGGGGAGGCCTATTTCAGGACGCCTCGCAACACGATCAAGTCCTTCGTGCAGCTTCTCGCCGTGCTCGAGCAGAACCCCGGCACCGACTGGCGCTCCCTGGTCGACGAGGTGAACCTTGCCCCTGATGTCGAGGCAAGCGACGGATCCGGTGATGATGGCGGCGGAGATGAGGATCTCGCCACTCTGCGCATCTGAGGTGTCGGCTTTCGACAGACTCCATCCGGAGATCCGGCGGTGGATCTGGGAGCAGAAGTGGGACGAGCTTCGCGAGGTCCAGTCGCGCGCGATCACGACGATCCTGAGCGAAAAGGATGACGCTCTCATTGCTGCCGCCACGGCCGCCGGCAAGACGGAGGCCGCATTCCTTCCGATCTTGACCGAGGTGGCGGAGCGGAAGGAGCCCGGCATTGCCGCACTCTACGTCAGCCCGCTGAAGGCCTTGATCAACGATCAGTTCCGCCGCCTCGAACCGCTGTGCGAGCGGCTGGGGATCGAGGTTGTTCGGTGGCACGGCGATGCCCCCCAGTCGGGCAAGACCCGGATCCTCAAAGCCCCGTCCGGCATCGCTCTCATTACCCCTGAATCGATCGAGGCCATGCTCATCCGGCGGCCGAGAGACGCCCATCGCCTCTTCGCAGCCGTCGATTTCGTGGTGATCGACGAGCTTCACGCCTTTCTCCAGGGGCCGCGTGGGCTCCACCTCGCGTCCCTCCTGCGCCGCCTCGACCGGATTTCCGCACGTCGGGCGAGACGCATCGGGCTGTCGGCCACGATCGGCGATCTTCAGATCGCGGCGGCCTGGCTCCATCCGGAAGCGCCCCAGACCGTCAGCGTCATCGAGGCAGCCGGCGACCGGGCGGAAATCAAGATTCAGGTGCGCGCCTACCTCGATCCGCCCGACGTCGACGATATCGACGGACTGGAGGAGGACGAGGGGCCACGCCTTGCTCTTGACGATATCGCCGATCATGTCTTCGAAACGCTGAGGGGTGAGAACAATCTTGTCTTTGCCGGCTCGCGCAGGCGCGTCGAGGCGCTCGCAGATCGGTTGAGGCGGCGCAGCGAAACAGCCGGCGTTCCCAACGAGTTCTTCCCCCACCACGGGAGCCTGTCAAAAGACCTCAGACACGAACTCGAGCTGCGTCTGAAGAAGGCCGATCTGCCGACTACAGCCGTCGCCACCACCACGCTGGAGCTCGGCATCGACATCGGCTCGGTGAAATCGGTGGCGCAGATTGGGGCGCCACGATCCTTGTCGTCTCTGCGGCAGCGACTCGGCCGCAGCGGCCGGCGAAAGGGCGTACCGGCGATCCTGCGCAACTACGTGCGAGATCGCCATATTCCGGCGGATGCAGATCCGCTCGACCGGATCCGGCCGGAGGTGGTGCGCGCCGTCGCTGCCGTTCGACTGCTCGTCGCAAAGTTCGTGGAGCCACCGGGTACGTCGCCCGCCCTTGCAACGGTCGCACTTCATCAGACGCTTTCGATCATCGTCGAGCGGGGTGGCGAGCGCGCCGACCGCATCTACGCCACGCTGTGCGGGAGCGGTCCGCTATCGGCCATCACAGCCAAGGATTTCGGCGTCCTGTTGCGTGGCATGGCGTCGCCTCAGGTCCGCTTGATCGAGCAAGCCCCTGACGGAACGATCATGCTGGGGGAAATGGGGGAGCGACTGACGAGCGGCCGGGACTTCTACGCGATCTTCGACAGCGATCAGGAATGGCGCCTCGTCGCGAGTGGACGGCCGTTGGGAACCATCCCCCTTTCGAATGTGGTCAGTATCGGCAGCCTGCTCGGCTTTGCCGGCCGCCGGTGGCGCGTCGAGAGCGTCGACGATGCAGCGCACGTTCTCGACGTCGCCCCCCATCCCTCAGGACGCCTGCCGAAATTCGATCGTCTCTCTGTTGAAGGGATCCATGACCGCCTGGCGACCGAAATGCGTACTGTGTGGATGGCGTCGGACGCACCAGCTTATCTCGACCAAGTGGCGGCCGAGTTCTTGAGAGAAGGCCGGGCCGCGTTCCGGGAACTATCCCTGGAAACGAAACGCATCGTCCCCGCCGCCTCGGACACCCATGTGCTCCTTTGGCGAGGGGCTGCCTTCTCGTCGACCTTCGCGGTGGCGCTGACATCGGCGGGCCTGGAGTGCGAGGTGCATGACTTCGGAGTGACCATTGCGGACACCTCGCCTGTGGAGGCGGCAGCAATTCTTGGGCAGATGGCGGCTGCCCCCCCCCCGAATGCCGACGACCTGTCGGAGTTCGTTGGAAATTTGAAAACCGCCAAATTCGACGAATACGTGCCGGATAGCCTGCTGCGCGCGCTCTGGGCACGCTCGAACCAGCCGTTGTGCCAGCAAATCCCGGCGACGGCGGCAGTACTGATCGAGAAGGTTAAGGCTCCCGGGTAGGACGTTGCACGCCCCCGCGAAAACGGCATGTTGAGAGTCCCCTTTCACGAGACGCTTTCAAGAAGCATTGCGCGCTTGACCCCGGAGAAGGGATGTTCATTCGCGATGGCCTGAAAATCCTTCGAGGCTGTTGAAAAACGCCGGTCGTTGATGGTCGGGAAACCGCCGATCTGAATCGATGCTCTGCGGGTAGCGCGAAAGCGGAGCAGCGCGATGATGGGCCGGCAGATCGAGCACGCGTCGCTCTTCTACGAGTTCAATCTGGAGGACCGTGTTCCGGCCGGTCACCTCCTGCGACGGGTCGATGCGGTTCTCGATCTGAGTTTCGTGCGTCGTCACATGGCCGCGCACTACAGCGCCACCGGGCGGCCGTCGATCGACCCGGAGCTGATGGTTCGGATGCTGCTCATCGGTTATCTGTTCGGCATTCGCTCCGAGCGGCGACTGTGCGAGGAGGTCGACCTCAACCTCGCATATCGCTGGTTCTGCAGGCTGGATCTGGCCGGCAAGGTCCCCGACCATTCGACCTTCACGAAGAACCGCCACGGGCGCTTCCGCGAGAGCGGTCTGATGCGGACCGTGTTCGAGATGTCTGTCGAACAGTGCCTGGCGGCGGGCACTGCAAGCACCACGCATGTGGCGGTCGACGGCAGCCACATGCGCGCGTCGGCGGCGCCGGATCGCTGTGTCGCGTCCGTCACCGATCTTCCCAGCGCAGATCAGGCCTCGCGCGCCGTGCGCGAATACCTATCCGATCTCGACCAGGCCTGCCCGGATCTGGAGGGCGTCCGCCGTTCGGCGGCCAAGCGCGTCTCGCTGACCGACCCGGCGGCAGCGCTGAGCCGCAAGCACGGCAAGGCGCGGTTCGCCTACGGCATGAACGCGCTCATCGACACCGAATCGGGTGTAGTGCTGGGCGTCCAGGCGGCGCCCGAGCGTTTTGCCGACGAGCCCGAAGCCGCACGCCGGATGATCGAACGACTGCGGGTCCGGCACGACGCGGTCCCGCAGGTTCTCACCGCGGACAAGGCCTACGGGTCGGGCCCGTTCCTGGCGTGGATCGAAGAGCGCGGGATCGAGGCGCACGTTCCCGTCATCGATCGCACGCATCAGACGGAGGGACGGATGACCCATGCCGACTTCGGCTACGACAAAGAGGGCGACCGCTACCTATGCCCTCAAGGCAAGCCGCTGCGGCGTGTCGGCGACGCCAGCGGAGAGGCCAGACGCAGCGGCACGACCGCCTACCGAAGCCGCGCCAGCGACTGCAAGGGATGCCCGATCAAGACGCGCTGTACGACGAGCTCGACGCGAGCGATCAGCCGATCGCTCCATCAGGACGTTCGGGTGACGGTTCAGGCCCGCCAAGCCACCGAGGCGTTCGAGCGCTCGCTGCGGTTGCGCAAACGCGTCGAGCGGCTGTTCGCCTGCGTAAAGCATAACGACGGCCTCCACCGCCTCCGGCTACGCGGTCTGCGCGGCGCCGACGAGCAGTTCGTCCTCGCCGAACGGCGCAGAATTTGAAACGAATGACGAAGCTCCTCCCCGCGGATGGTCCAGGGACCCGGACGGCCGCCGCGTAAACCGCCCGGCGGGTCCTGCGAGACGTGATCCTCCGGGCGGCAACAATCGACGGCGGAAGATCGAGGAAAGGGCGATCGGCCACGAGCTTGTCTCGACGGACTTCTTCAACAGCCTCCTTCGTTTTTGAGATATCGAGTGATTTTCCGCTGAATGGAGCTAACATACGTCAGCACACCTCGCCCGATCCTGACGTAAATAGCGAATTGTCGAAACTGCGTCGCACCTCCGCAGCCGCAGAACTCACCTAGCTGGCCAGCGGCACCCCGCGGGGACGGTCGCGGAGAATTGGCGACGGATCCGGGCGGCGTCAACCTACCAGCAGCGGCGATCGACCGGCGCGGCGACGGTGCCAGGAGCTGAGCCCCCGAACCGGAGACACGTGCAATCCGTGCCTCAACGGCGCTCGTTCCTTGCGCGTCCACATTGGTCACCCATTCTACGTATGAGAGGCGAAACAAAGCCATGACACATGCAGAACCTTCCGAGACAACCACTCTCGAGCGGCGTGTACTGGCCCACGAGAGGGTCCTTCAGGCGCTCATCGCCTACATGTCCCGCACGGAACCGCGTTTCGTCGAACATCTGAGCAAGCGTTTCGTGGAGCCGATGAGCATGGTGCGACACGAACACGACTACCAGGATACTGACGATTATGCCGAAGAGTTCATTCGCGCTGTAATGCTTCTCGGCGAAAAGCACGCGCGAGCCCCGGAAAATGGCGGCGCGGCAGCGTTGAAGAGATCCGCACCAAAGCAACCACTCCCAGCAAGTTCTGCACAGCAAGCCACTCAACTGGAGCGGGTTCAGCTTCGAGAGAGGAGCGGGATCTGGGAGGTGAAGGTCGATGGCGCCTTCCGCGGCGATTATCGCCAAAAGGAGCAGGCCCTTGCGGCCGTGGCTCTACTGAAGCTGGCACTTAGATCCAGTGAGGATTGCTATCGACCCGGCATACGAGGAGGACATGAAGATGAACATCAAAGCGACGGATACTAAAGCTCGCGTTCAAATGTCGCGGTTGCACTACACGGGCGCCAGTCGCGGTGCGCTAGTACAGGGGCCCGAACGTCAAGCCGGGGCGGACCGCGATCAATTACAGGGCTCGATACTGGCGGCCGAGAACGAGGGTATGCCGCCTCGATCGGATCAGGCCGGACTCCCTTACCAAGGCGAGCATCAGCCGCCCGTACGGAATTCCTCAGAGGGGGTCTCCAAACAGGTGCAGGGGGATGGATAGTTCAACGGGATACGCCTCAAGTATATATCGATGACAATCGAGAATATCATGTACGCTGCGGACGTATTGGGGAGTTTATATAAATATAAAAATTTATCCGAATCTGTCTGCGGCGCGCCTAGTATCTCGGCATTGATAGGAAGACAATGATGCGCGAAGTCGCTGATGCCTCTCCTGATGGGCGTGAGTTCGAACCTTTTTTGTACGCTTCGATCGGTGAAGATCGAAACGGAAATATCGTGACGGTTCTCTCAACGTTTGCCAGATTGGGTCTGGATCCATGGAAGGAAGCTGCCGAAGTCTCCACGTTGGGACGGGAGGCGGGTCGCGAGCGATTGGCACTGCTCCTTTCAAGGTTCCGCGACGTGCCTACCCTCGGACGAGATTATGGCGCTGTGGCGCAAGAGTTGATACTTCTGCTACCAGAGCGCTCCACGCTTCACGCTAAGTCGCTAGCTGGG
This window contains:
- a CDS encoding DEAD/DEAH box helicase; translated protein: MMAAEMRISPLCASEVSAFDRLHPEIRRWIWEQKWDELREVQSRAITTILSEKDDALIAAATAAGKTEAAFLPILTEVAERKEPGIAALYVSPLKALINDQFRRLEPLCERLGIEVVRWHGDAPQSGKTRILKAPSGIALITPESIEAMLIRRPRDAHRLFAAVDFVVIDELHAFLQGPRGLHLASLLRRLDRISARRARRIGLSATIGDLQIAAAWLHPEAPQTVSVIEAAGDRAEIKIQVRAYLDPPDVDDIDGLEEDEGPRLALDDIADHVFETLRGENNLVFAGSRRRVEALADRLRRRSETAGVPNEFFPHHGSLSKDLRHELELRLKKADLPTTAVATTTLELGIDIGSVKSVAQIGAPRSLSSLRQRLGRSGRRKGVPAILRNYVRDRHIPADADPLDRIRPEVVRAVAAVRLLVAKFVEPPGTSPALATVALHQTLSIIVERGGERADRIYATLCGSGPLSAITAKDFGVLLRGMASPQVRLIEQAPDGTIMLGEMGERLTSGRDFYAIFDSDQEWRLVASGRPLGTIPLSNVVSIGSLLGFAGRRWRVESVDDAAHVLDVAPHPSGRLPKFDRLSVEGIHDRLATEMRTVWMASDAPAYLDQVAAEFLREGRAAFRELSLETKRIVPAASDTHVLLWRGAAFSSTFAVALTSAGLECEVHDFGVTIADTSPVEAAAILGQMAAAPPPNADDLSEFVGNLKTAKFDEYVPDSLLRALWARSNQPLCQQIPATAAVLIEKVKAPG
- a CDS encoding recombinase family protein, encoding MKIGYARVSTIEQNLDLQRDALQKAGCEKILVDKASGTVAARPGLEKAKELLRAGDTLVVWRLDRLGRSLQDLITWALYLEEQGVALESLAERIDTATSTGKLTFHLFGALAEFERNLIRERTQAGLAAARARGRLGGRPKALDGDKQALAVQLYREKKLTVTKICTMMGISKPTLYAYVRSAGGG
- a CDS encoding transposase, translated to MMGRQIEHASLFYEFNLEDRVPAGHLLRRVDAVLDLSFVRRHMAAHYSATGRPSIDPELMVRMLLIGYLFGIRSERRLCEEVDLNLAYRWFCRLDLAGKVPDHSTFTKNRHGRFRESGLMRTVFEMSVEQCLAAGTASTTHVAVDGSHMRASAAPDRCVASVTDLPSADQASRAVREYLSDLDQACPDLEGVRRSAAKRVSLTDPAAALSRKHGKARFAYGMNALIDTESGVVLGVQAAPERFADEPEAARRMIERLRVRHDAVPQVLTADKAYGSGPFLAWIEERGIEAHVPVIDRTHQTEGRMTHADFGYDKEGDRYLCPQGKPLRRVGDASGEARRSGTTAYRSRASDCKGCPIKTRCTTSSTRAISRSLHQDVRVTVQARQATEAFERSLRLRKRVERLFACVKHNDGLHRLRLRGLRGADEQFVLAERRRI
- a CDS encoding TerB N-terminal domain-containing protein gives rise to the protein MRRRLQRQEPAEWIGFGEFVSIHGYSIPGMVYVGSILRAQYYGGTKNCLIDPGLPISAGSSDKAGNSMPYWPSYSEIEPAARRTYLEWHAQRRRDPDIGIGYVFLYFYGLERRLLVDKALVEGPVITAEVERLLGIYGTNGSFHGYAHRFLAAANIAMGRTGSVPELSPDMRGGYEMSYPVRLHLGRQLAEKRPLAAEDALLWILSLPDTRLRTPATRCFEEFRELWQVRFAERHPKGLKVNPPKTKLKFEYRAASNTFSVELPVEGGTVPDIAAVSAPIEGLRDLVNACSDELDAYSRFLGRRPDAKASAEAIALLPKEILGSDAAAAAARIRSELEEIFGGQSIVSLPIERLIELLQIPLSSSGKITAAAAGQIGQCLDKLDMGFEPDRRYGPVTLTPNGQTVLFKAPHGGPVDAERPQYNAARTMVDVSVLAAAADGDIHEAEFRSVRDEIWSFDGLAEAERIRLSAHAILLLKDAPRQQAVMKRLAGLPKEEARRVTEAALSAVLADGHVDPSEIRFLEKLHKALGLPEADVYASLHRGQVVVDEPVSVIPEERSSGEAIPPAPVPEMGIALDHARLARLRKETSEVSSLLADIFVEDEDLVPTVAQAPAVEGGKRLFAGLDVEHGELLASLIAVGRLERERFEEMTQRLRLLPDGAIETINEWGFETFDEPVLEEDGDVVVVEHLLPELKKLEAAT
- a CDS encoding ATP-binding protein; the encoded protein is MTKSKIRTRDRDTILQALAAGVVPRTGLQHIQVGRNAEITALVRDIDRIAGGSSALRFVIGEYGAGKTFFLNLVRLIALERRCVTIHADLAPDRRLHATGGQARALYAEAVRNMATRTKADGGALASVVERFVTECVRDGEARGVLVENVIEERLARLQDHVGGYDFAAVLKAYWRGSEDGDEVLKAAALRWVRGEYTTKTEARQALGVRTIIDDGNVYDGLKLLSEFVRLAGYAGLLVVFDEMVNLYKLQSAQARNQNFEQILRVLNDVLQGNVSGIGFLFGGTPEFLMDTRRGLYSYQALQSRLSENAFAGNGLIDMSGPVLRLQSLTPEDLMILLANLRNVFAEGDPDRHLVPDEALPAFMAHCNQRIGEAYFRTPRNTIKSFVQLLAVLEQNPGTDWRSLVDEVNLAPDVEASDGSGDDGGGDEDLATLRI
- a CDS encoding HigA family addiction module antitoxin, which gives rise to MTEFAAVRNPDRCPTHPGALLREDLMPAVGRSKVEIAQLLGISRQHLYDLIAERKPVTANTAARLGKLFGDGPGPWLRMQATYDAWHAMREVDTSQIPTLTVA